From the genome of Streptomyces sp. S4.7:
GCGGTGCTCTCGTCGTAGCGGCGGTAACCGCCCCGGCCGAGGGCGTCGACGCGCTGCTGCCAGGTCGCCTCGGTCATCCGGCGCGGATTGCGCAGGCCCGCCTCGTCGAGGGCGCGCGCCGTGCCGACGGCCACGCCGGCCCGGATGGGGGCGCTCAACAGGAGGGCGAGGAGCAGCAGTTGGTAGAGGGGCTGCGGTGTGTCACGCAGCCGGATGCCGGCTTCCCGGGCGTAGGTGCTGCCGTGGGAGCGGAGCAGGGCCTGTGCGACGGCGCGCCGGTTCATCGAAATCGCAGGGGGGTCGTCCGCGCGCCGCGCGGGGGGCCGGTGTTGCCGCGGCCGGCGGCGCGCGGGGTCCCGTAGGCACGCCGACGGGCGGAGCGGCGCAGGGCTTCGGCACGCGCTTTGGCGAGGTCGGCGCGGGCATGGGCGATGCGGATCTCCTCGGCGTGGAGATCTTCCGCCGGGATGTCCGCGTCCGTGGCGGGGTCCGCGTCCGCCTTCCGCGAGTCCTCCGCCCGGGAATTCTCCGACGGGGCGTCCTTCTCTTCCTCGGCCGGCCGTGGCGCCCGCAGATGCGGCAACAGGAATTCCTCCATGCGTCCGAGCGCCACCATGACAAAGAGCATCAACACCGGAAACACGAGGGATATCAGTACGGTCGGCAGCAGCCCCATAACCCAGTCCCTTTCTCTTCCCGGCCCGGACAGCGCCGGATTGAGCGGTGCCGGCCACGAACGCGCCGACCTGAGATGCGCATGGAACACGCGGGCATGTCGTTCACGGGGCCGTGCTTCGCCCACGTATGCCGGACGGGTACCACGTCTGTTGGAGTTCACTCGTGCCTGATTCGCACTCCCACGAAGCCTATGGGCTCCGAACGGACCTCGCTCGTCGGCTCCCGAACGGCCGAATCCGAATTGACAGACCGCCTGGCCGTCCCCCCGCGCACGGGGCCCCGTCACATCGCGGGATCGACGCCGCCGAGTGCCTGCTCGGTCCAGATGACCTTGCCCTGGGCGCTGTAGCGCGTTCCCCAGCGCTCCGCGAACTGGGCGACGAGGAAGAGTCCGCGGCCCCCCTCGTCGGTGCCGGCCGCCTGGCGCAGATGCGGCGAGGTGCTGCTGTGGTCGGAGACCTCGCAGATCAGGCTCCGGTCGCGGATGATGCGTACCCGGATGGGCCCGGAGGCGTAGCGGATCGCGTTGGTGACCAGTTCGCTGAGGATCAGCTCGGTCGTGAACGCCTCCTCGACCAGGCCCCACTCCGTCAGCTTGTGTGAGACGTCGGCCCGCAGCCTGCCCACCGCGGCGGGGTCGGCGGGGATCTCCCAGTCGGCGACATGACCGCCGTCCAGCACGCGTGTGCGCGCGACCAGCAGGGCGGTGTCGTCCCGGGGGTGCTCGGGCAGCAGCGCCTGGAGGACCGCGTCGCACGCCTGGTCCGGGGTGCGGTCGGCCTGGGCGGCGAGCGTCCGGCGCAGCAGGTTCAGGCCCTCGTCGATGTCGCGGTGCCGGTCCTCGACGAGCCCGTCGGTGTACAGCGCCAGCATGCTGTTCTCCGGCAGATGGACCTCAAGGGTCTCGAAGGGCAGTCCGCCGAGCCCCAGCGGGGGGCCGCCGGGCACGTCGGCGAACATCGACGTGCCGTCGTCGTGGATGACGACGGGCTGGAGGTGGCCCGCCCGCGACATGCTGCACGTCCCGGACACCGGGTCGTAGATCGCGTACAGACAGGTGGCGCCGGTGACTGCGCCGTCGGCTCCGTCGACGGCCTCGTCCCGGTCGATGCGGGCGACCAGTTCGTCCAGGTGGAAGAGCAGTTCGTCGGGCGGCAGGTCCAGGGTCGAGAAGTTGTGGACCGCGGTCCGCAGCCGGCCCATGGTGGCGGCCGCGTGCAGGCCGTGGCCGACGACGTCGCCGACGACGAGCGCGACGCGGGCGCCGGGCAGCGGGATGATGTCGAACCAGTCGCCGCCGACGCCGCCGAGTCCGCCGAGTCCGGCCTTGGCGGGCAGATACCGGTAGGCGACGTCGATGGCGTTCTGGTCGGGGAGGCCGCGCGGGAGCAGGCTGCGCTGAAGTGTGACGGCCATGGTGTGCTCGCGGGTGTAGCGGCGGGCGTTGTCGACGCTGACCGCCGCCCTGGCGACCATCTCCTCGGCGACGGACAGGTCCTCGCCCTCGAACGCCTCGGGCTGCGCGGACCGCCAGAAGGTGACGACGCCGAGGGTGACGCCCCGCGCCCGCATCGGGACGGTGATCATCGAGTGGAAGCCCTCTTCGGCCACCAGCTTCCTGGCGCGTTCGGGGTGCTGCTTGTGCCAGCCGGAGAACGCGGCGAGATCCGGGACCAGGATCGGCTCGCCGTTCAGGACGGCGTCGCTCACGGGGGTCGACGGGGGAAGGTGGATCAGCTCGCCGACCGGGTAGAGCGAGGTGTCCTCGTCGCGGCCGCTGGAGGCGGTGCGGCGCATGGCCATCACCACGGTGGTCGGCTCCTCGCCCCGCAGGACGGCCTCGACGACGTCGACGGTCACGAAGTCGGCGAAGTTGGCGGCGGCGAACTCCGTCAGTTCCTCGCAGGTGCGGACCACGTCCAGGGTCGTACCGACCTCCGTACCGGCCTCGTACAACAGGCTCAGGCGCCCCCGGGCCAGGTCGGCCTTTCCCGTGAGCGTCTGGAGCTCGGTGGTGTCACGCAGGGTGGTCACGCTGCCGGGCGGACCGCCGTCCTGGTCCGTGGGCCGCTGGCTGATGGCGAGCAGCCGCTCGCCGACGGGGTGGACCTCGTCGGTCGCCGTCCGGCCGGAGGCCAGCAGCGCCGCGGTGTCCGGGTCCAGGCCCAGGTCGTCGAGCGAGCGGCCCTCGACGTCCGTCGGCAGGTCGAGCAGTCTGCGTGCCTCGTCGTTGGCGAGCAGCAGACGGCCGTCGCCGCCCGCGATGAGCACCCCTTCGCGTACGGAGTGCAGAACCGCGTCGTGGTGCTCGTACATACGGGTCATCTCGGCGGGTCCCAGTCCGCGTGTCTGGCGGCGCAGACGTCTGCTCACCAGGGCCGTGCCGCCCATCGTCAGCAGCAGCACACCGGCGGCGGAGCCGAACAGGAGCGGGAAATGGTCCTCCACGACCGCGCTCACGCGCTCGATGGTGATCCCCGCCGAGACCATCCCGATCACCCTGCCGCTCGCGTCGAAGACGGGGACGACGGCCTGTACGAGGGGCCCGATGGTGCCGACGATCTTCTCGGTGATGACCCGCCCCTCGAGGGCGGGCTTGAGATTGCCGACGAACTTCTTGCCGACCCGGTCGGGGATCGGGTGGGTGTAGCGGACCCCGTCG
Proteins encoded in this window:
- a CDS encoding SpoIIE family protein phosphatase → MPGRDGRRRSVLKMRTVAGQVFLLQVAIVVLLVAAASAALVLQGSTDSEREARNRSVAVAETFANSPGIQEALKNPNPAEVLRRPAEHARERSGVDFIVVLNTDGVRYTHPIPDRVGKKFVGNLKPALEGRVITEKIVGTIGPLVQAVVPVFDASGRVIGMVSAGITIERVSAVVEDHFPLLFGSAAGVLLLTMGGTALVSRRLRRQTRGLGPAEMTRMYEHHDAVLHSVREGVLIAGGDGRLLLANDEARRLLDLPTDVEGRSLDDLGLDPDTAALLASGRTATDEVHPVGERLLAISQRPTDQDGGPPGSVTTLRDTTELQTLTGKADLARGRLSLLYEAGTEVGTTLDVVRTCEELTEFAAANFADFVTVDVVEAVLRGEEPTTVVMAMRRTASSGRDEDTSLYPVGELIHLPPSTPVSDAVLNGEPILVPDLAAFSGWHKQHPERARKLVAEEGFHSMITVPMRARGVTLGVVTFWRSAQPEAFEGEDLSVAEEMVARAAVSVDNARRYTREHTMAVTLQRSLLPRGLPDQNAIDVAYRYLPAKAGLGGLGGVGGDWFDIIPLPGARVALVVGDVVGHGLHAAATMGRLRTAVHNFSTLDLPPDELLFHLDELVARIDRDEAVDGADGAVTGATCLYAIYDPVSGTCSMSRAGHLQPVVIHDDGTSMFADVPGGPPLGLGGLPFETLEVHLPENSMLALYTDGLVEDRHRDIDEGLNLLRRTLAAQADRTPDQACDAVLQALLPEHPRDDTALLVARTRVLDGGHVADWEIPADPAAVGRLRADVSHKLTEWGLVEEAFTTELILSELVTNAIRYASGPIRVRIIRDRSLICEVSDHSSTSPHLRQAAGTDEGGRGLFLVAQFAERWGTRYSAQGKVIWTEQALGGVDPAM